A window from Vulpes lagopus strain Blue_001 chromosome 23, ASM1834538v1, whole genome shotgun sequence encodes these proteins:
- the POU4F2 gene encoding POU domain, class 4, transcription factor 2 — protein MMMMSLNSKQAFSMPHGGSLHVEPKYSALHSASPGSSAPAAPSASSPSSSSSAGGGGGSGGGGGGRSSSSSSSGSSGSSGGGSEAMRRACLPTPPSNIFGGLDESLLARAEALAAVDIVSQSKSHHHHPPHHSPFKPDATYHTMNTIPCTSAASSSSVPISHPSALAGTHHHHHHHHHHHHQPHQALEGELLEHLSPGLALGAMAGPDGAVVSTPAHAPHMATMNPMHQAALSMAHAHGLPSHMGCMSDVDADPRDLEAFAERFKQRRIKLGVTQADVGSALANLKIPGVGSLSQSTICRFESLTLSHNNMIALKPILQAWLEEAEKSHREKLTKPELFNGAEKKRKRTSIAAPEKRSLEAYFAIQPRPSSEKIAAIAEKLDLKKNVVRVWFCNQRQKQKRMKYSAGI, from the exons ATGATGATGATGTCCTTGAACAGCAAGCAGGCGTTCAGCATGCCGCACGGCGGCAGCCTGCACGTGGAGCCCAAGTACTCCGCACTGCACAGCGCCTCGCCCGGCTCCTCCGCGCCCGCGGCGCCCTCCGCCAGCTCCCCTAGCAGCTCGAGCAgtgctggcggcggcggcggcagcggcgggggcggcggaggCCGTAGCAGCAGCTCGAGTAGCAGtggcagcagcggcagcagcggcgGGGGCTCGGAGGCGATGCGGAGAGCGTGTCTTCCAACCCCACCG AGCAATATATTCGGCGGGCTGGATGAGAGCCTGCTGGCCCGCGCCGAGGCTCTGGCGGCCGTGGACATCGTCTCCCAGAGCAagagccaccaccaccacccgccccACCACAGCCCCTTCAAGCCGGACGCCACCTACCACACCATGAACACCATCCCGTGCACGTCGGCTGCCTCTTCCTCGTCGGTGCCCATCTCGCATCCGTCCGCGCTGGCGGGCacgcaccaccaccaccaccaccaccaccaccaccaccatcagccGCATCAGGCGCTTGAGGGCGAGCTGCTGGAGCACCTGAGCCCCGGGCTGGCCCTGGGTGCCATGGCGGGCCCCGACGGCGCCGTGGTGTCCACGCCAGCTCATGCGCCGCACATGGCCACCATGAACCCCATGCACCAAGCGGCGCTCAGCATGGCCCACGCGCACGGGCTGCCCTCTCACATGGGCTGCATGAGCGACGTGGACGCCGACCCCCGGGACCTGGAGGCGTTCGCCGAGCGCTTCAAGCAGCGACGCATCAAGCTGGGGGTGACCCAGGCTGATGTGGGCTCCGCGCTGGCCAACCTCAAGATCCCCGGCGTGGGCTCGCTTAGCCAGAGCACCATCTGCAGGTTCGAGTCCCTTACGTTGTCGCACAACAACATGATCGCGCTCAAACCCATCCTGCAAGCGTGGCTCGAGGAGGCCGAGAAGTCCCACCGTGAGAAGCTCACCAAGCCCGAGCTCTTCAACGGCGCGGAGAAGAAGCGCAAGCGCACGTCCATCGCGGCGCCGGAGAAGCGTTCGCTGGAAGCCTACTTCGCCATCCAGCCGCGGCCCTCCTCCGAGAAGATCGCCGCCATCGCCGAGAAGCTGGACCTTAAGAAAAACGTGGTGCGCGTCTGGTTCTGCaaccagaggcagaaacagaaaaggaTGAAATATTCTGCCGGCATTTAG